Part of the Tenacibaculum sp. SZ-18 genome, TAACCTATTAAGATATTATCGATATAATCGTTATTACCATATAATTTTTGAGCAGTTGTTATTGGCATGTAAATATTTCTTTCTTCTCTGTCTCCACCTTCATCAGAAAAAACTCCAACAATCTTGTATGAAATATCATTAACATTAACATATTTACCCAAAGCAACTCTCTCTCCAAACAAATCTTTCTTAACCAATCTACCAATAACAATAACTTTGTTTTTTTGACTTAAATCTAATTGATTTATAAATCTCCCTTCATCAATTATCGTTTTTTCTAAATACCTGTGATCTGGATGTACAGCCCTAATATTATAGTTATCTTGATTATTCTTATAAACAACCTGTGCACTTAAATACTTTCTTGCTGATATATACTGAATTTTATCCTCGTAGTTTTCAACTATATAATCAAGATCTTTATTCTTTAATTGAATTCTTCTCCCCGATTGTAATCCTTTATAAGGTTTTGAGGTTTTCCAAGTTCTAACAAACATGGAATTATTAGCATCATCAACAAACGCTTGTGTAAAAAAGTTTTGAAGTCCATTTACTATTCCGAAAAGCAACGTAAATAATAAAATTGCAAACGAAATTGTAAATCCAGAAAGTATTGTTCTAAGTTTATTCTTATTAATACTTTGAAATATCTCTCGCCAAGAATCTATATCAAACATATTAGTAAACTTTTTTCAATTCTTTTTTATTTGTATACTCATCGCTGATGATGACACCGTCTTTTAATCTAACAACTCTATTTGTTTGTGCTGCAACTTCTTCCTCGTGTGTAATTACGAAAACTGTCATTCCTTCGTCATTTATACCTTTTAACAAATCCATCACAGAATCAGTAGTTTTAGAATCTAATGCTCCTGTTGGTTCATCCGCTAAAATTACTTTAGGTTTCGTTACTAATGCTCTTGCAATTGCAACACGTTGTTTCTGTCCTCCCGACAATTCATTTGGAAGATGATTTGCCCAAGGTCCAAGCTCTACTTTCTCAAGATATTCTTGAGCAATTTTTAAACGTTCCTTTCTTCCCATACCTTTATAGTATAATGGTAAAGCTACATTCTCAACTGCTGTTTTATATGATATTAAATTAAACGATTGAAATACAAAACCTAAAAACTTGTTTCTAAGAATCGCCGCTTTTTTCTCATTTAAATCTTGAATTAATTGTCCATTTAAAAAGTAATTACCTTCATCATGAGAGTCTAGTAATCCAACAATATTAAGTAGTGTAGACTTTCCCGATCCAGAAGATCCCATGATAGATACGAATTCTCCTTCCTTAATATGCAAATCGAGTCCCTTTAAAACGTGAAGAGAATCATTACCGATTGGGTAAGATTTATGTAGTCCTTCTATTTTTATCATATAGTTAGTTTTTTCTAATGTAAGTTATAAGTGTACTCACTTTACGAACTTACAATGACTAGACGCTCAATTTTAAAATATGTTACAGAAAGTTATTGTAATTTTGAAAAAAAATAATCAGCAGAATGATAGAGCTTCCGGAAAATAAAAAAATTATACTATTTGATGGGGTTTGCAACTTATGTAACCAAACTGTATTAAGAATAATTAAACTTGATAAAAAAGATAATTTCCGCTTTACATCCTTACAATCCGAAATGGGTAAAAAAATAATAGAAGACCTAAAAATTGATACTTCAAAAGTGGATTCTATTATTTTATTTGAGCCCAAAATTGCTTATTATTTAAAATCTACTGCTGCTTTAAAAATAATTGGTACATTTGGAGGAATTTGGGAGGTAAGTAAGTTTCTATTGTTTTTCCCCTCGTTTATTAGAGATTTTGTTTACGATATTATCGCAAAAAATCGTTACAAATGGTTTGGTAAAAAAGATCAATGTATGATTCCAACTCCAGATTTATTATCAAAATTTATAGATTAATGATACAAGATTTAAGATGTGTAATCTTTGATATGGATGGTGTAATTATTGATTCTGAAGAGTTACATAGAAAAGCTTACTACGAAGTATTTGAAGCTTTAGAATTGAATGTAACGGAAGAGTTATATAAATCGATGACAGGTTCTTCTACGTTAAATGCTTTTCAAAAATTAGTTTCACATTTTAGTTTACGCGAAATCCCTGAAGAACTTGTTCAAAATAAAAGAAAAAGATATGTCAATTTTTTTGAAAACGACCCGAATTTACAATTGATTGAAGGTGTTGAAAAATTGATTCAGTATTTTTACAACAAAGGCTATACCTTAGTATTAGCGTCGTCTTCAGCAATGGTAAATATTAATAGAGTATTTGATCGATTTGATTTACACAAATATTTTAAGGCTAAAATAAGTGGAGCCGATTTGAAAGCCTCGAAACCTCATCCTGAGATATTCGAAAAAGCGGCTGTTTTAGGTGGACATCAAAGACACAACTGTATTGTTATTGAAGATTCTGATAATGGAATTAAAGCGGCTAATGATGCTGGTATTTTTGTTGTAGGATATAAAAATCCTTTAGTTACAAATCAAACACTAGAAAATGCAAACCTAGTGATTTCAAATTATGAGGAATTAACTGAAATTTGCTAATGGAAAAAATTACTTTAAAATCTTTTTTCACCTGTACTTTAATAGCATTAGTTTTTGGGTTTATTTATCTGAAAAACACTGATATTTCTTCAAGTATTGATAGAAATATATCTGATAAAATGCTCATAAAGAATGCAAAAAAACAGATTGATTCTATTAAGCAGTCATCTTTAATTGAAGATACTACCATGGACTTAATTATAAACTTAGCAGACGATTACAACAAACATAAAAATATTGGGACTAAACTGACAGAAGAAAACATTCATAGCTTTGAGAAAAAAATAAACCTAACACTTCCCGAATCTTATAAATTATTCTTGACCTATTTTGGTGATGGTGGAGAAATGATCTATGACACCTCTATTCTGAGTACCAAGAAAACAATGTTTATCAAGGATCAATTTAACAATCTTCCAGATGAGTTACAGACAAGTGAAGGAACTGTAACCACAAGCGCGTTATTGGCATTAACCAAAAATAAAAAAAGGAAAGGAGATTGGTACTGGGTAACTAATGACTTAAATGAAAATAACGAATGGCCTTTAGTTTTTATTGATACTGAAAATAACTCTATCAGATACTCTGTTAAAGAATTCTCTGAATGGTTACAACTCTTAGTTATGAGCAAGAGTGATGTAATTTCAGCAATAAAAAACAGAGAAGAAACTTTATCTGAAAGTAGAAAAGTTGTAACTACTTCAAGTTATCTAAAATAAAGTTTATTGTTTCGTTAGTATTATTGTTTTTATTGTAAGAATTAGTTAAATATTTAGAAGATACAGCATATTTTTGTTGAATTAAATATTCAATTTGACTGGCATATTCTAACGTTACTTTTCCTGTGAGTAAAATTCCTAAATCTTTACCTTCCTTGTAATAATTGTATATTTTCTTTAATCCAGTTAAGTACAAATAATCTTTTGTAAACCCTCCTCCACGATAAGCTCTCGCCGTGATATAAAAAGCATCTTCTCTATTTAAATCAAACGTATTGTGTAATGATCTAAAAGTTTTTGAAAATGAATATCCTTTAGCTAATCCATTTACCGCCATTACCCGATACGCCAATTCTTTCAAACGTTTTAAAGTCAAATTTCCTGACATATATTCGCTGAAAACAGCTAAGCCTTCCTGAGTTTCTTCATTCCCTGGAAATCCATGAGAAAATATTTTTAATGGATGTTCTAAAGCATTCATAGTAGTAACCATGTGAACACCAATTTCATGATTTGTTAATATGGCCAATTCATTATCAGAATACTTGTAATTTTCTTTTAAAACTAATGAACGCGTACTATTTAAAACCATGGCAATAGCACTCATTTTTCTAGAGTGAGTAATACTAAAATCAAAATCGTAATTTTTACCATAATCAATAAAAAATTGCTCTGATTCTTTAGAGGTATACTTCGGCTTAAAAGCTTCACTGCTTGTATCCTCATCCTCAAAATGTAGAATAAACTTAGCATTTTCCACATCATCTTCTGTTGGTGAACCAAAAGAACGCAAACTATTATAATAAAATCTATTGCCTTCTCCTATAGTTTCAATACATTGAATTAATCCTGAATAGAAATAAATGATATCCTCATACAAATCACGAATCTTCTGATCTTCAATATCTTCAAGCGGTAAGGCAAAAAACTCACTGTGTAATTTAAACTTATCAAAGTCGCGCTCAGGATAAACGAAATTAGGATCAGTTAAATATTTAGAACTAAAGAATTTTGTTTTTTCCTCTTCAATATTTACAGGATTTACATATCTTAATAATTCTATCTTTTTAACGAGCTTATCTATTCGCTGGTCAATTTCAAAAAGCTTTTTTGTATTCACCGTAGTATCAATCATCATTACAAATTCTAACCCGCAAATTTAATATTTATGTCTATTAAAGAAGTCTGATGCGTGAACTTTTAGCGATTTATTTAAATACCTTTTTACTGCGTTCACCACTTCAGGATAAATAACCTGATTCAATTCGTCACAATATACTTTTGCGATTTCTGTTGCTAATACTAATGTGTTTTCAAACCTTGATGTTATGAACATCAAGAAATAACCATTACCTTGAAAAGTATCATTAATTTTTGCAGTAGATTTAATATCATTTGGAAGTGGCATTTTCTCCAATAAATTTCTCCAAGAATTAATGTCTCTTGCAAATCGAGTTTCATCAACATTTTTTGTACCCAAATTCCAAGTTGGCACTTCTCTATCCCAACGTTTCCAGTTATAACTATGCATGTCATAAACGATACAATGGTTATACTTTGACTCTAATTTTTCAATTAAAGCTTCTACAACGCTATAAAACTGATTATGCTTAGTCAAACTCTTTTCTTTAACCTCCGTTGATAACTCAGTTTTCCACAGTTGTTTTCCCCAAGCATCATGATAAATTGCAGACTCTGGAGTTCTGTTTAAATCATATTCAAAACGAGAATCCAACCCAGCTATTACAATCGGTTGATCAATTATCATTTCTTTAGTACATGGATCTTCTTCATACCAACGATCATACTCAGTATGCAAACAATTGCTCCACAATTCCTTTCTAAACTGATGTCCATCATGAACAGCAGCACAAACA contains:
- a CDS encoding ABC transporter permease, with amino-acid sequence MFDIDSWREIFQSINKNKLRTILSGFTISFAILLFTLLFGIVNGLQNFFTQAFVDDANNSMFVRTWKTSKPYKGLQSGRRIQLKNKDLDYIVENYEDKIQYISARKYLSAQVVYKNNQDNYNIRAVHPDHRYLEKTIIDEGRFINQLDLSQKNKVIVIGRLVKKDLFGERVALGKYVNVNDISYKIVGVFSDEGGDREERNIYMPITTAQKLYGNNDYIDNILIGYNPRLTIDKALAFGNGLERDLKQNLDIHPNDQSALFIRNMAEANKGVGQLTAALFFIVIFVGSGTLIAGIIGISNIMIFSIKERTKEFGIRKALGAKPISIISMVVKESLLITGLAGYFGLLLGTFILDQIGDGLEKYFIYNPSVSSGIVVGATIILILAGLLAGYLPAKKAAQIKPIVALRAD
- a CDS encoding N-formylglutamate amidohydrolase, which encodes MIRLSVNEIINKIRKEELFEAVSKDYSFVIKIEEYVPFVCAAVHDGHQFRKELWSNCLHTEYDRWYEEDPCTKEMIIDQPIVIAGLDSRFEYDLNRTPESAIYHDAWGKQLWKTELSTEVKEKSLTKHNQFYSVVEALIEKLESKYNHCIVYDMHSYNWKRWDREVPTWNLGTKNVDETRFARDINSWRNLLEKMPLPNDIKSTAKINDTFQGNGYFLMFITSRFENTLVLATEIAKVYCDELNQVIYPEVVNAVKRYLNKSLKVHASDFFNRHKY
- a CDS encoding flavohemoglobin expression-modulating QEGLA motif protein, with translation MMIDTTVNTKKLFEIDQRIDKLVKKIELLRYVNPVNIEEEKTKFFSSKYLTDPNFVYPERDFDKFKLHSEFFALPLEDIEDQKIRDLYEDIIYFYSGLIQCIETIGEGNRFYYNSLRSFGSPTEDDVENAKFILHFEDEDTSSEAFKPKYTSKESEQFFIDYGKNYDFDFSITHSRKMSAIAMVLNSTRSLVLKENYKYSDNELAILTNHEIGVHMVTTMNALEHPLKIFSHGFPGNEETQEGLAVFSEYMSGNLTLKRLKELAYRVMAVNGLAKGYSFSKTFRSLHNTFDLNREDAFYITARAYRGGGFTKDYLYLTGLKKIYNYYKEGKDLGILLTGKVTLEYASQIEYLIQQKYAVSSKYLTNSYNKNNNTNETINFILDNLK
- a CDS encoding HAD family hydrolase, which gives rise to MIQDLRCVIFDMDGVIIDSEELHRKAYYEVFEALELNVTEELYKSMTGSSTLNAFQKLVSHFSLREIPEELVQNKRKRYVNFFENDPNLQLIEGVEKLIQYFYNKGYTLVLASSSAMVNINRVFDRFDLHKYFKAKISGADLKASKPHPEIFEKAAVLGGHQRHNCIVIEDSDNGIKAANDAGIFVVGYKNPLVTNQTLENANLVISNYEELTEIC
- a CDS encoding thiol-disulfide oxidoreductase DCC family protein — its product is MIELPENKKIILFDGVCNLCNQTVLRIIKLDKKDNFRFTSLQSEMGKKIIEDLKIDTSKVDSIILFEPKIAYYLKSTAALKIIGTFGGIWEVSKFLLFFPSFIRDFVYDIIAKNRYKWFGKKDQCMIPTPDLLSKFID
- a CDS encoding SMI1/KNR4 family protein; the protein is MEKITLKSFFTCTLIALVFGFIYLKNTDISSSIDRNISDKMLIKNAKKQIDSIKQSSLIEDTTMDLIINLADDYNKHKNIGTKLTEENIHSFEKKINLTLPESYKLFLTYFGDGGEMIYDTSILSTKKTMFIKDQFNNLPDELQTSEGTVTTSALLALTKNKKRKGDWYWVTNDLNENNEWPLVFIDTENNSIRYSVKEFSEWLQLLVMSKSDVISAIKNREETLSESRKVVTTSSYLK
- a CDS encoding ABC transporter ATP-binding protein — encoded protein: MIKIEGLHKSYPIGNDSLHVLKGLDLHIKEGEFVSIMGSSGSGKSTLLNIVGLLDSHDEGNYFLNGQLIQDLNEKKAAILRNKFLGFVFQSFNLISYKTAVENVALPLYYKGMGRKERLKIAQEYLEKVELGPWANHLPNELSGGQKQRVAIARALVTKPKVILADEPTGALDSKTTDSVMDLLKGINDEGMTVFVITHEEEVAAQTNRVVRLKDGVIISDEYTNKKELKKVY